The region AGTTGGAGATGACCCGGCATCAAAATCATATATAAATGGGAAGAAAAAAGCATCCGGGGAAATAGGGATTTCATCGCAAATCATTGAACTTCCCTCGTCTACAACAGAAAAAGAATTGCTTGAATTGATTGACCGGCTCAATCATGATCGGGATGTTCACGGAATATTGGTTCAGTTACCATTACCGGAACATATCCAGGAACAATCGATCATTGAGGCAATTGATCCGGCGAAGGACGTTGACGGGTTCCATCCAATTAATGTTGGTCGAATGATGACAGGTAAGGATTCATTCCTGTCTTGCACACCATATGGAATTATAACCATGCTAAAATCCCGGGATATTCAAATAGCTGGTAAACATGCGGTTGTCATTGGCAGAAGCAATATAGTTGGCAAGCCGGTTGGCCAACTTTTGCTCAATGAAAATGCGACGGTAACGTATTGCCATTCCAAAACAGCGGATTTAAAACATCATACCCAACAAGCAGATATCCTCGTCGTTGCTGTTGGCAGGGCGAATGCAATTGATGCCGATTATTTGAAGGATGGAGCTGTAGTTGTTGATGTAGGAATCAATCGATTGGCTGATGGCTCGCTTACGGGTGATGTTGATTTTGACAGTGCAAAGGCAAGAGCTGCATACATTACACCGGTGCCAAAAGGTGTGGGGCCAATGACGATTACCATGCTATTGAAGAACACGATTAAAGCTGCGATTGGACTGGCAGACCATTGAACGATAAATATCTAACAGTTACGGCCCTGACAAAATATATTAAGCGGAAATTTGATACCGACCCACACTTGCAAATCATTTGGCTAAGAGGAGAAATTTCCAATTTTAAACACCATAGCCGGGGTCATATGTACCTGACGATAAAAGATGAATATTCGCAAGTGCGAGCTGTTATGTTTGCCGGAAATAACCGGTATTTAAAATTCGTCCCGGAAAATGGTATGCGTGTCCTGATCAAAGGGAAAATTGGTGTATATGAACCACAAGGGCAGTACCAGCTTTATATTCAGCAAATGCAGCCCGATGGCATTGGTGCATTGTATTTAGCTTTTGAACAATTAAAGGAAAAACTACATAAATTGGGGTACTTTGAAGAGAGCATCAAGAAACAATTACCAAAATATCCAAAGCATATTGGTGTGATTACTTCACCAACTGGAGCTGCTGTTCGTGATATCATTACAACAATTAAACGAAGGTACCCGATCGTTGAAACGACTGTTATACCGGTGCTTGTGCAAGGACAGGCTGCTGCTGATTCGATTAAACGGGCGATCGAATATGCCAACAAACTGGCAGCATTCGATGTGCTTATTGTCGGTCGAGGCGGCGGTTCGATTGAGGAATTATGGAGCTTTAATGAAGAAATCGTTGCCCAAGCAATTTTTCATTCAGAAATTCCGATCATTTCCGCTGTCGGACATGAAACAGATGTAACGATTAGTGATTACATCGCCGACTTGCGCGCACCAACCCCAACCGGAGCAGCAGAACTCGCTGTCCCTTCACAAGTGGAACTAATGGATAAAATTCAAGGGTTCAAACGCTCCTTGACGAAAATAATGACCCAAAATATCACTCAGGCTGAAACGCATTTAAACCGTATGAAACGGGCATATGCATTTCGGTATCCCGAACAGCTTGTCGTTCAAAAAGAGCAGGAACTGGATAAGCTGGTTGAACGAGTGGAAAAGGGTTTTAATCAAGTGACTGCCGATAAACAACGGTCATTACAAGTGATTGAACAACGTTTACTAAATCAGCATCCCCGAGAATTGTTGGAACAAATGAAAAAGGAATTAAAGCAAATAACCAAACAACAGCGTAATGCTATGAAGCAAATCGTTAAAAGAAAATCTGTAACTTTTGCAAATATGATTGATAAACTATCCTTGTTAAATCCACTGGAAACGATGAAACGTGGCTATGCCATTCCATATGCAGCCAATGGTCAGATTATCCGATCGATAGCGGCTGTAGATTCAAATGAGGACATTTCCGTTCAGCTTGCGGACGGATTACTGGATTGCAGGATTACTGAGAAATACCGGTCACGAAAACTCGATACCGGACAAGGCACGAGTATGGAGGAGGAGCATGATGGAGACGACATCTGAAGAAATTTCGTTTGAAGAGGCCATGTTAGAATTGGAAAAGATTGTAGAACGGCTGGAAGAAGGAGATGTACCTCTGGAAAAGGCCATTTCCTATTATCAGGACGGTATGAAACTTTCTAAATTATGTAATGATAAACTGAAACAGGTACAAGACCAAATGACTAAAATAATGAATGAACAGGGAGAAACGGAACCATTTACGATTCAGGAGGAAGAGTAGTGCCGCAAACATTTGAACAGTATATCGAACAAAACAAGAAAATAATCGATGAGGAATTGCGCCGTTATTGTCAATCATTACGGATTCCCAATCGTTTAAAAGAAGCAATGCTATACTCGCTTGAAGCGGGGGGAAAACGATTGCGTCCAATTTTGCTCATGGCTGGCTTTGAAGCATATGGCAAGGAGAAAAGTAACGTATTGTCAACAGCAGTCGCATTGGAAATGATTCACACGTATTCCCTGATTCATGATGATCTGCCAGCGATGGATAATGATGATTTCCGCCGTGGAAAACCGACAAACCATCGTGTGTTTGATGAAGCGACCGCAATCCTGGCTGGTGATGCCTTATTGACGTACAGTTTCGAAATTATTGCTGATGATCCGCTGCTTACTCAGGACCAGAAGGTGGAGGTTATTAAACTGCTGTCTCAGGCCAGTGGACCAAAAGGAATGGTGGCTGGGCAGATGCTGGATATGGAGGCGGAAAACAATGAAATATCCTTGGCAGAACTGGAAGAAATTCATGCACAAAAGACCGGGGAGTTGTTTGCGTTTGCGATAACGGCTGGTGCATATCTTGGAGGAGCAACACCTGGCCAACTGGAACATTTGCGGGAATTTGCACACTGTTTGGGACTGATTTTTCAAGTTCAGGATGATATTCTTGACGTAATAGGTGATGAAGATAAAATCGGCAAACCGCTTGGCAGCGATGTAACCAACGACAAAAACACATACCCCAAATTATTGAGTCTCGATGGCGCACAAAATAAGAAACAAGTTTATAAAGAAAAAGCGAATACAGCCTTGGAAAAAGCCGGAGCGGAAACTTCCTTACTAATGGAACTAACCGATTATTTTAGTAACCGCGACCATTAAAAACAAAGGCGTTGAAGCCGGCTGTGGATCGCTTTGGATGCAAAAACCGACTTGAGGGATGTCGTCTTATGGCAATGTGAAAGGACCTGCATCCTGACGTCATGATGGTAAAATCGTAGAAATTTGGTGCGAAACATGCTATAATATAGTCAATACGGAATGGTGCAGTATTCTAGTCAGCCCTCCGCTCCTGAAGGCAGGCCTAAAAATCTGCTAAAGGGCACATCGATGAAGTTCCTTGTGTTGGCTTGAGGCGCCCAGCCTTGGGTCAGTGCTGGGAGTTAAGGTTTTAGGGCGATCCACAAAGGCATGTGGGCGATGACCCTATTACCGCGGAGGCCCATATCTGTCGTGATGACTAAGCCTAGGAATCATTATGGAATGGGGTATGAACCTGCTTATGTGAGGGAAGGGACAACTCACATGCAGCGTAGCCTGCCTTGAGTGGTACTTGAGAGGATTGGACTTTAAAAATAGTAAATCAGATGGCCACTGGTTTCACTATTGTTTTCTCCATGAAATCGAGACTGCAAAAGAGGCTAGGGAACGGTTAAAGGCTGTTGAGGAAATCTCCTAGACTGTTCTTATGGACGTATAAAAGAGATTATAGTGTGGACTAAGTGGTAATCCAGTCCGGCTTTTGGTGACAAGCCGAGATGGTTTTAAAGGGGAACCGCCTTTTATGGCAACATTGGGTAACCATCTGGGAAAACCTACTGGACCTAAGCCACAGTTTTAATCTTTTGTACGGCCATTCCGGTTCTACATACCAAGAGTGTTCAAAAGGAGGATAAAAAGGACCAAGAAGTTCGAGGCGGCGTAGTTTTGAGCAGCGGGCTTGTATAGGTTGAGCAGCGGAAAAACAAGCCAACGAACTTCTTCAAAGGAAGGCCGACTAAAAACGGGCTTGCGCTCAGGCGTCGGCATACCCCTTTTGCAAGGGCACGTCATTTTTACCGGACTGTTTGAACATCCTCTAATTTATTCAAATGAGGTAAAGAATGAAATCACATATAAAAAGCTCGATTAAATTTAGTTTAACCACTGCCGTTATCACATTTGTGTTAGCGGCAATTTTTTCAGTCATATCACAGTCATTGTTAAGTGATGTCATGTGGGTTGTTGGATTATTGATTGTACTGTTTATCGTCTTAATTGGCGTGGTATTCGATATGCTGGGAATTGCCGCAACTGCTGCAGATGAGAAGCCATTTCATGCGATGGCTGCTGAAAAAATAAATGGGGCAAAAGAGGCGGTCCGAATTATTCGTAATGCTGACAAGTTTGCCAGTTTTTGTAACGATGTGATCGGTGACATCTCCGGGATTGTTAGTGGAACAGCAACTACTATTGTTGTGTTACAAATTGCCAACATGCTGGGACAAGGCGATGGCTCTTCTGCTCAAATAGCCTTAAACGTGTTTTTAACAAGTTTAGTTGCGGCAATAACTGTGGGCGGGAAAGCATTTGGAAAATATTTTGCGATCCATGCCTCCACGAATATTATTTTTTACACTGGAAAAGTGGTTGCGTTTTTAGATCACCGTTTCAAAATCAAGATATTATCTAAATAAAAAAATCAACAAAATTGAGGATTATGCATATGGCAAAAAAAAGATTGGATGTATTATTAGTTGAAAGGAATTTAATCGATACACGGGAAAAGGCAAAGCGGGTTATTATGGCCGGTTTAGTATTTTCCGACCAGGAGCGGATGGACAAGCCCGGTGTGAAGGTAGACGAAACGATTCCATTGGTTATTAAGGGTAAGCAGATGCCTTATGTGGGTCGGGGCGGCCTAAAACTGGAAAAGGCCTTGAACTATTTTGCGATTTCTGTGAACGGTCGGATTATGGTTGATGTTGGATCATCAACAGGCGGTTTTACCGATTGTGCTTTGCAGCAGGGGGTAACTAGAAGTTATGCCATTGATGTTGGTTATAATCAGCTCGATTGGAAGTTAAGGAATGATGACCGTGTTGTGGTGATGGAGCGAACCAATTTCCGCTATGTAACACCAGATATGCTTGACAAAGGAAGACCGGATTTTGCTACTATCGATGTTTCCTTTATTTCATTAAAATTGATTTTACCTGTTTTAAAAATATTGCTGGCTGAAAACAGTGATATTATTGCCCTAATTAAACCGCAATTTGAAGCGGGGCGTGAACAAGTTGGCAAAAAAGGAATTGTTCGGGATAAGCGGGTACATCTTCAGGTTTTGACAACAATCATTGCATTTGCCAAAGCGGAAGGCTACCAAGTTTTCGATATAACGTACTCACCAATTACCGGCGGCGATGGCAATATCGAATTTTTAGCTCATTTTGGCTGGAATCATGACAAAACTGGTAGAACCATCACCGATTTTGAATTGAGGCAATTAGTCGCCAAGGCACACCATAATTTCATCGTAAAAAAGAGGGAAAATGATGAGTAAAATTCAACGTCATATTAAAATTCGTGAATTAATTACAGAAAACGAAATTGAGACACAGGATGAATTAGTGGATCGTTTAAAAAGTCTTGGATATAATGTCACCCAAGCAACTGTCTCCCGGGATATAAAGGATTTGCATCTGGTAAAAGTACCAACAGGCAAAGGTTTGCATAAGTATAGTCTCCCAGCTGACCAGCGCTTTAATCCCCTGGATAAATTAAAACGCTTAATTGTGGATGCATTTGTCAAAATTGATCATGCCAGCCATTTTATTGTGCTAAAAACATTGCCAGGTAATGCACATGCGATTGGGGTTTTGATTGATAATTTGGATTGGGAAGAGATTATGGGTACGATCTGCGGGGATGATACATGTCTGATTATTTGCCACACGGAGGCTGAATCATTGCTTATTAAAGATCGTTTTTTAAGTATGCTATAATAAAAAAGATACAAAGCTTATTCATTATTTTGTAAGGGGAGACGTAACGTGCTTACGGAATTATCCATTCAAGATTTTGCTATAATTGATCATATTTCACTAACCTTTCAAGAAGGTCTCACTGTTTTAACGGGTGAAACTGGAGCCGGTAAGTCGATTATTATTGACGCCATTCAATTACTTGCCGGTGGACGCGGTTCAGTTGAATTTGTCCGGCATGGCACCAAAAAGGCACAAATTGAAGGTTTGTTTACTATCGAAAATCCGGATCATCCCATTTACAATTGCGGAAAACAATACGGAATTGATATCCAGGATGAAATGGTTGTTTTACATCGAACGATTACAGCAAGCGGGAAAAGCATCTGTCGGGTGAATGGAAAATTGGTAACGTTAGCCATCCTGAAAGAATTTGGAAAAACATTAATCGACATTCATAGTCAGCATGAAACACAAAGCTTAATGGATCCTGATAGCCATATCCGCTTACTTGACATGTATGATCCAGAGGCTATTTCACAAGCTAAAACCACCTACCTACAATTATATGAAAAATTACAAACATTAAAAAAGCGCTATCAGTCGTTATCCGAGAATGAACAAGAAACTGCCCACCGCCTTGATCTTCTTCAATTTCAAATGGACGAGCTGGAAAAGGCAGAACTGCAACCCAATGAAGATGAAACACTAGAAGAAGAACGTGCGGGACTGGCGAATTTTGAACGTATTTATCACGGGCTTCAAGATGCTTATAACGCTCTGTACGGGGAACAAAAAGGTTTGGAATGGTTAAGCATGGCAAGCCAATCACTCCAGGAGAATCAAGCGTACGACAATTTTGTTGCTGAAAAAGCAGAAGAATTGTCCAACCATTACTATATGATTGAAGAATTAACTGTTGCATTGCGTAATTATAGTGAAACATTGCAATACAATCCCGAACGCCTAAATGAATTGGAAGCAAGACTGAATGAAATAAATCGTTTAAAGAAAAAATATGGACCTACTGTTAATGACATCCTTGAGTATATGGCGAACATTGAGGAAGAACTCGAGCAGCTTACCAATAAAGATTCCCATTTGGTTCAATTAGCCGATGAAATAAACGAATTGGAACAAGATGCATATTTGGAAGCAAAACAATTGCATGATATTCGCAAGCTTGCTGCAAAACAATTAACAGAAGCGATTCATCGGGAACTTGCCGGATTATATTTGGAAAAAGCGTCATTTGCGGTTGCTTTCGATGCGAATAACGATGAAACAAATCCGGTTAAACAGCCGCGGTTATCTGAAAATGGCTATGATCATGTACGTTTTCTTATTTCAACCAATCCTGGTGAACCATTAAAGGATATAACAAAAGTGGCTTCTGGTGGAGAATTATCCAGAATTATGTTAGCTATTAAAACCATTTTTGCCAAACACCAAGGTGTAACCAGTGTAATTTTTGATGAGGTGGATACCGGGGTTAGCGGCCGGGTTGCCCAAGCAATAGCCGAAAAGATTTTTCGCATTTCTACTGATTCCCAGGTTTTATGTATTACCCATTTGCCGCAAGTTGCTGCTATGGCTGATACACATCAGTTAATCGAAAAGCATGCGGATAACAATCGAACGGTCACAGCTGTAACCGAGTTAACGACCAAGCAAAAAACTGACGAACTTAGCCGGATGATTACCGGTACGAAATTAACTGATACAGCAAAAGAACATGCAAAGGAATTACTGGATTTGGCCGAAAATTTTAAACAAAAAATACAAATGCAGCTTAATTGACATTCAATAATGGATATCCCCTGAATTATGCTCAAACAACCAGACAATTATGTCTGGTTGTTTGTTTTCTGCGCTAAATATTTGAAAAAGGAAATGTTACACTGCTTTTCTTATCATTCCCCAGTTTAAAAAGGACCTCGTTCGGTCAAATTAGAAATACAGAAATAAATATGGTATGGGCAAGGAACGAGGAGAGTGAATTGATTGAAGCACACAAATAAAATACGAATATTGGTTGGTGTTTTGCTTCTGACAGCGATGATTGCAGTTCCTTTTTTTACACCACTGAAGCAATACCTGTCCATTCCCAATAAATTGGTCACATTCATCAACCAAGCTCCATTTGAAGTTCCTGCTCTAGGAGATAAAATAAAGATTAAAACCGATAACAAAAATGTTCAGGCAATAAACTCCTCCAAATTTCAGGCATCCAAAACGGGAAATAGCCAATTGGTATATAATGTAGCAGGTTTCCCCGTAAAAAAGGTGGATCTTTCCGTTTTAGATGATGTTAAGGTTGTACCTGGCGGCGAATCCATCGGGGTACAGCTCCACACGCTAGGCGTTTTGGTTGTTGGACATCATTTGGTCAAAGGCGATAATGGTGCCTCATCCCCTGGAGAGAAAGCTGACATAAAAGTTGGCGATATCATCCTAAAAATTAATGGGAAATCAGTAAAAGAAATGGCAGATGTAAAGCCTTATGTGGAAGAAGCTGGGGAAAGCGGCGAAGATTTGGATGTAACAATCAAACGGGGAAAAGAAACGATGAAAACCACGCTTCATCCGGAAAAAGATAAAAAATCATCTGAATATCAAATTGGTTTGTATATCCGCGATTCAGCAGCAGGTATAGGAACAATGACATTTTATGAACCCAAATCCAAAAAATATGGTGCGTTAGGGCATGTTATTTCAGATATGGATACGCAAAAACCGATTCAAGTCCATAATGGTACCATTGTCGGTTCCCAAGTGACTTCGATTGAAAAAGGAGATAACGGTGCCCCAGGAGAGAAGCAAGCAAAGTTCTCTGTAAAAGACGATAAATTGGGTAATATAACAAAAAATAGTCCGTATGGGATCTTTGGCAAATTAAAAAAATCTGTTGAAAATGGTATTTACGACAAACCAATGCCAATAGCTTTATCACATCAGGTAAAAGAAGGACCTGCCAAAATCCTAACGGTGGTTGATGGTGAAAAAGTGGAGGCCTTTGATGTCGAAATTGTCAGCAGTGTTCCACAGAAATACCCGGCAACAAAAGGAATGATCATTAAAATTACCGATCCCAAATTGCTGAAAAAAACAGGTGGAATTGTACAAGGGATGAGCGGCAGCCCGATTATTCAAGATGGAAAGGTTCTTGGTGCCGTTACCCATGTATTTGTTAATGATCCAACATCCGGTTATGGTGTTCATATCGAGTGGATGTTGCAGGAGGCGGGAATAAACGTTAATGATTCCCAAAAAAAGGCAAGCTAATAATAAAGGGTACTCAAAAGCTTTGGAAAACATTGCTTTTGAGTATTTTTTATGACAAAATACGACAAAAATAGTAGCGTTTTGTCGTAAAACCGCAATTTTTATCAAATGTAGTCGTAAAACGAAGGTAATCAGAGATATACAAAGTTTTTTCCGTAAAAATTAAAGTTTTTTAAATAAATAGAGGATATTTAAATCAAATGTCGAATACATTACGTAGAGACCGGAAATACATAAAGGAGGAACAAGTCTGTGGAAAAAATAACGGTTTGTTTAGTCGATGATAACAGAGAGCTGATTCAACTTATGGAGGATTATTTCGAAGGACAGCAGGATATCGAGGTTATCGGTACTGCATATAATGGTCGTGATTGCTTGGAATTGTTAGATGACATTGATCCGGATGTTTTGATATTAGACATTATCATGCCACATGTCGATGGACTGGCGGTGCTTAACCAACTACGGGACATGAATAGAGAGCATGATCCAAATGTGATCATGCTGACTGCATTTGGCCAGGAGGAAGTCATGAAAAAGGCAGTGGATTTGGGTGCTTCCTACTTTATTCTGAAGCCGTTCGATTTGGACAATTTGGCGGATCAGATTCGGCAAGTACAAGGAAGCAGCGGTATTAGCCATTCAAACCAGAGAAAATTTAATAAGAAAGAACAAAAGAAAAAAGATTTGGAAGCAAGCATTACCAATATTATTCATGAAATTGGTGTGCCGGCGCATATCAAGGGGTACATGTATTTAAGGGAAGCCATTACCATGGTTTATAATGATATTGAATTATTAGGATCCATAACAAAAGTATTGTATCCGGACATTGCCAAGAAATTCAATACAACGGCATCACGGGTAGAACGGGCGATCCGACATGCCATTGAAGTAGCATGGAGCAGAGGTAATATTGAATCCATTTCGGCATTATTTGGCTATACAGTGAACATTTCCAAAGCAAAGCCGACGAATTCGGAATTCATCGCAATGGTTGCTGACCGATTAAGGCTGGAACATAAGGCAAGTTGATGCAGGCGGGATAAAATAGCACAGTGAATTTGTCGTAACAAACTCACCGTGCTATTTTTGCCGCTATTCGCTGACTTTCAAAAAAATCAGGTGAAAAACGCTTTATATAATGATTGCACCGAACGTTCCAGGTCTACTTCCTGAATACCGAACATCATGGAAACTTCAGATGAACCCTGGTTTATCATCATGATATTGACACCGGAATCGGTAATCGCACTTGTCGCTTTTTTGGCTACGCCGACCGTACTGATCATTCCTTCCCCGACAACCATGATCATTGCCAAATCACGATGAATTTTGATGGTATCAACGTGTAATTCCGATTCTATTCGTTCGATCACTCTTCTTTCTTTCTCTTTTGTGAAGTATTTTTGCCGAATGACAACAGACATATCATCAATTCCCGATGGTGCATGTTCAAATGAAATTTCTTCGTCTTCAAAGATCTGCAATAATTTTCGTCCAAAACCCAACTCACGGTTCATCAGATATTTGCTGACGTAGAGA is a window of Lentibacillus daqui DNA encoding:
- the folD gene encoding bifunctional methylenetetrahydrofolate dehydrogenase/methenyltetrahydrofolate cyclohydrolase FolD, with the translated sequence MTAEVINGKELAAEIKAEMKAEVSRLREQGLIPHLTVVLVGDDPASKSYINGKKKASGEIGISSQIIELPSSTTEKELLELIDRLNHDRDVHGILVQLPLPEHIQEQSIIEAIDPAKDVDGFHPINVGRMMTGKDSFLSCTPYGIITMLKSRDIQIAGKHAVVIGRSNIVGKPVGQLLLNENATVTYCHSKTADLKHHTQQADILVVAVGRANAIDADYLKDGAVVVDVGINRLADGSLTGDVDFDSAKARAAYITPVPKGVGPMTITMLLKNTIKAAIGLADH
- the xseA gene encoding exodeoxyribonuclease VII large subunit, with amino-acid sequence MNDKYLTVTALTKYIKRKFDTDPHLQIIWLRGEISNFKHHSRGHMYLTIKDEYSQVRAVMFAGNNRYLKFVPENGMRVLIKGKIGVYEPQGQYQLYIQQMQPDGIGALYLAFEQLKEKLHKLGYFEESIKKQLPKYPKHIGVITSPTGAAVRDIITTIKRRYPIVETTVIPVLVQGQAAADSIKRAIEYANKLAAFDVLIVGRGGGSIEELWSFNEEIVAQAIFHSEIPIISAVGHETDVTISDYIADLRAPTPTGAAELAVPSQVELMDKIQGFKRSLTKIMTQNITQAETHLNRMKRAYAFRYPEQLVVQKEQELDKLVERVEKGFNQVTADKQRSLQVIEQRLLNQHPRELLEQMKKELKQITKQQRNAMKQIVKRKSVTFANMIDKLSLLNPLETMKRGYAIPYAANGQIIRSIAAVDSNEDISVQLADGLLDCRITEKYRSRKLDTGQGTSMEEEHDGDDI
- a CDS encoding exodeoxyribonuclease VII small subunit, with translation METTSEEISFEEAMLELEKIVERLEEGDVPLEKAISYYQDGMKLSKLCNDKLKQVQDQMTKIMNEQGETEPFTIQEEE
- a CDS encoding polyprenyl synthetase family protein; amino-acid sequence: MPQTFEQYIEQNKKIIDEELRRYCQSLRIPNRLKEAMLYSLEAGGKRLRPILLMAGFEAYGKEKSNVLSTAVALEMIHTYSLIHDDLPAMDNDDFRRGKPTNHRVFDEATAILAGDALLTYSFEIIADDPLLTQDQKVEVIKLLSQASGPKGMVAGQMLDMEAENNEISLAELEEIHAQKTGELFAFAITAGAYLGGATPGQLEHLREFAHCLGLIFQVQDDILDVIGDEDKIGKPLGSDVTNDKNTYPKLLSLDGAQNKKQVYKEKANTALEKAGAETSLLMELTDYFSNRDH
- a CDS encoding TlyA family RNA methyltransferase; this translates as MHMAKKRLDVLLVERNLIDTREKAKRVIMAGLVFSDQERMDKPGVKVDETIPLVIKGKQMPYVGRGGLKLEKALNYFAISVNGRIMVDVGSSTGGFTDCALQQGVTRSYAIDVGYNQLDWKLRNDDRVVVMERTNFRYVTPDMLDKGRPDFATIDVSFISLKLILPVLKILLAENSDIIALIKPQFEAGREQVGKKGIVRDKRVHLQVLTTIIAFAKAEGYQVFDITYSPITGGDGNIEFLAHFGWNHDKTGRTITDFELRQLVAKAHHNFIVKKRENDE
- the ahrC gene encoding transcriptional regulator AhrC/ArgR; translation: MSKIQRHIKIRELITENEIETQDELVDRLKSLGYNVTQATVSRDIKDLHLVKVPTGKGLHKYSLPADQRFNPLDKLKRLIVDAFVKIDHASHFIVLKTLPGNAHAIGVLIDNLDWEEIMGTICGDDTCLIICHTEAESLLIKDRFLSML
- the recN gene encoding DNA repair protein RecN; the encoded protein is MLTELSIQDFAIIDHISLTFQEGLTVLTGETGAGKSIIIDAIQLLAGGRGSVEFVRHGTKKAQIEGLFTIENPDHPIYNCGKQYGIDIQDEMVVLHRTITASGKSICRVNGKLVTLAILKEFGKTLIDIHSQHETQSLMDPDSHIRLLDMYDPEAISQAKTTYLQLYEKLQTLKKRYQSLSENEQETAHRLDLLQFQMDELEKAELQPNEDETLEEERAGLANFERIYHGLQDAYNALYGEQKGLEWLSMASQSLQENQAYDNFVAEKAEELSNHYYMIEELTVALRNYSETLQYNPERLNELEARLNEINRLKKKYGPTVNDILEYMANIEEELEQLTNKDSHLVQLADEINELEQDAYLEAKQLHDIRKLAAKQLTEAIHRELAGLYLEKASFAVAFDANNDETNPVKQPRLSENGYDHVRFLISTNPGEPLKDITKVASGGELSRIMLAIKTIFAKHQGVTSVIFDEVDTGVSGRVAQAIAEKIFRISTDSQVLCITHLPQVAAMADTHQLIEKHADNNRTVTAVTELTTKQKTDELSRMITGTKLTDTAKEHAKELLDLAENFKQKIQMQLN
- the spoIVB gene encoding SpoIVB peptidase, which encodes MKHTNKIRILVGVLLLTAMIAVPFFTPLKQYLSIPNKLVTFINQAPFEVPALGDKIKIKTDNKNVQAINSSKFQASKTGNSQLVYNVAGFPVKKVDLSVLDDVKVVPGGESIGVQLHTLGVLVVGHHLVKGDNGASSPGEKADIKVGDIILKINGKSVKEMADVKPYVEEAGESGEDLDVTIKRGKETMKTTLHPEKDKKSSEYQIGLYIRDSAAGIGTMTFYEPKSKKYGALGHVISDMDTQKPIQVHNGTIVGSQVTSIEKGDNGAPGEKQAKFSVKDDKLGNITKNSPYGIFGKLKKSVENGIYDKPMPIALSHQVKEGPAKILTVVDGEKVEAFDVEIVSSVPQKYPATKGMIIKITDPKLLKKTGGIVQGMSGSPIIQDGKVLGAVTHVFVNDPTSGYGVHIEWMLQEAGINVNDSQKKAS
- the spo0A gene encoding sporulation transcription factor Spo0A; this encodes MEKITVCLVDDNRELIQLMEDYFEGQQDIEVIGTAYNGRDCLELLDDIDPDVLILDIIMPHVDGLAVLNQLRDMNREHDPNVIMLTAFGQEEVMKKAVDLGASYFILKPFDLDNLADQIRQVQGSSGISHSNQRKFNKKEQKKKDLEASITNIIHEIGVPAHIKGYMYLREAITMVYNDIELLGSITKVLYPDIAKKFNTTASRVERAIRHAIEVAWSRGNIESISALFGYTVNISKAKPTNSEFIAMVADRLRLEHKAS